A genomic stretch from Flavobacterium humidisoli includes:
- a CDS encoding fumarate reductase/succinate dehydrogenase flavoprotein subunit has protein sequence MMESKIPDGPLADKWSLYKSKAKLVNPANRKKLNIIVVGTGLAGASCAASLAEQGYNIKSFCFQDSPRRAHSVAAQGGVNAAKNYKNDGDSTFRMFYDTIKGGDFRSREANVYRLAECSAHLIDHAVAQGVPFAREYAGYLNNRSFGGVQVSRTFYARGQTGQQLLLGAYQALERQASLGKIQLYTRHEMLELVVIDGKAKGIIARNLETGILERHAADAVVLASGGYGKVYYLSTLAMGCNSSAIWRAHKKGAFMAGVSWIQFHPTSLPQHGENQSKLTLMSESLRNDGRIWVPKKATDDRNANAIPEEERDYYLERRYPSFGNLAPRDISSRAAKERIDAGHGVGPMKNAIYLDFSDAIKAQGKDKIEAKYSNLFAMYEKITGINAYKEPMLISPSAHFTMGGLWVDYELMTTIPGLFALGEANFADHGANRLGANSLLQACVDGYFIAPYTIPNYLAGELNLNKPDTSHPAFEEAENTVRRQLDRFLHTNGTLSADYFHKKIGRLLYEKCGLSRSREKLEEAIIEIRELKASFEKDLRITGDNTLNSELEKAGRIADYIELAELMCYDALQREESCGAHFREEYQTADGEAVRNDDEFCYVSAWEWKGLNNEPELHKEPLTFESVELAVRSYK, from the coding sequence AATCAAAAATACCCGATGGTCCTCTTGCTGACAAATGGAGTCTTTACAAATCTAAAGCCAAGCTGGTCAATCCAGCAAACCGAAAAAAACTAAATATAATAGTGGTCGGAACCGGTCTTGCTGGCGCTTCTTGTGCGGCTTCTCTTGCGGAACAAGGCTATAATATAAAATCCTTCTGTTTTCAGGATTCTCCTAGACGTGCACATTCTGTTGCCGCTCAAGGTGGAGTAAACGCTGCCAAAAACTACAAAAATGATGGCGACAGTACTTTTAGAATGTTCTATGACACTATAAAAGGCGGCGATTTTAGATCTCGTGAAGCAAATGTTTATCGCTTAGCAGAATGTTCTGCTCATCTTATAGATCATGCTGTTGCGCAGGGCGTTCCTTTTGCAAGGGAATATGCGGGTTACCTAAATAATAGATCTTTTGGTGGCGTTCAAGTTTCTAGAACTTTTTATGCTAGAGGACAAACTGGACAGCAACTTTTATTAGGCGCTTATCAAGCTCTAGAGCGGCAGGCTTCTTTAGGAAAAATACAATTATACACTCGTCACGAAATGCTTGAACTTGTGGTTATTGATGGCAAAGCCAAAGGAATAATTGCACGAAATCTTGAAACAGGAATTCTAGAACGCCACGCTGCTGATGCTGTGGTATTAGCTTCTGGAGGTTATGGAAAAGTATATTATTTGTCTACTTTGGCCATGGGCTGCAATAGTTCTGCAATTTGGAGAGCGCATAAAAAAGGTGCTTTTATGGCTGGAGTTAGCTGGATTCAGTTTCATCCCACTTCTCTTCCTCAACATGGTGAAAACCAATCTAAACTGACTTTAATGTCGGAATCGCTTCGAAATGATGGCCGAATCTGGGTTCCGAAAAAAGCAACTGATGATCGAAATGCAAATGCTATTCCTGAAGAAGAACGCGATTATTACCTAGAACGGCGTTACCCATCTTTTGGAAATCTAGCGCCAAGAGATATTTCTTCACGAGCCGCAAAAGAAAGAATCGACGCTGGCCACGGTGTGGGACCAATGAAAAATGCTATTTATCTCGATTTCTCGGATGCCATCAAAGCGCAGGGAAAAGATAAAATTGAAGCCAAATACAGCAATCTTTTTGCAATGTATGAAAAGATTACGGGCATAAATGCTTATAAAGAACCTATGCTGATTTCGCCTTCGGCACACTTTACAATGGGCGGACTTTGGGTCGATTATGAACTTATGACTACGATTCCTGGCTTATTTGCTTTAGGCGAAGCTAATTTTGCAGATCATGGCGCAAACCGACTCGGAGCAAATTCGTTGCTTCAGGCTTGTGTGGATGGTTATTTTATTGCGCCTTACACCATTCCGAACTATTTGGCAGGCGAATTAAATTTAAATAAACCTGATACCTCACATCCTGCTTTTGAAGAAGCTGAAAATACGGTAAGAAGACAGTTAGATCGTTTTCTACATACTAACGGAACACTTTCAGCAGATTATTTTCATAAAAAAATCGGACGCCTTTTGTATGAAAAATGCGGTCTCTCACGAAGCAGAGAAAAACTGGAAGAAGCAATTATCGAAATTCGGGAACTTAAAGCTTCTTTCGAAAAAGATCTCAGAATTACTGGTGATAATACTTTAAATAGCGAATTAGAAAAAGCTGGTAGAATAGCCGATTATATCGAATTGGCAGAATTAATGTGTTACGATGCCTTACAGCGTGAAGAATCCTGTGGCGCTCATTTTAGAGAAGAATACCAAACCGCCGACGGAGAAGCTGTCCGCAACGACGATGAATTCTGTTACGTATCGGCTTGGGAATGGAAAGGTTTAAATAACGAACCTGAATTACATAAAGAGCCTTTAACATTTGAATCTGTGGAATTGGCTGTTAGAAGTTATAAATAG